Genomic segment of Nostoc sp. TCL240-02:
AAATCAGTATCCGTTTGAAAATCTGATGGTATGTTAAAAACTCAATTATGAATTAGGCAGCTATGAGCAAAATTCCCATTCTTCAACCAAATCACTCATACACTTTTAGAAGCTATTTTGAGATGTCATTTGAGCCAGAAGACATACTGGCTGAATTTGGTTATTCTTTAAAACGTTCCTCTCTGAATTTACAAAAGTCCACTATTGAATTAGATAGACTCGCAAATCTCAAATCTAGAATGGAGGAGAGTTTTGCCTTAGAACTGATTGCTATTGATGCGTGGACTGATTCTCAAGAGGCAAATTTACAAGGGGCTGTTATGTTTCTACAGGGGATATTTGGCAATTTTGTCTACTGAATCGAGAAAGTAAACAAATAACTCAAGACCTGAATTTATATCGTGTTCCTGCTGACACAGTTAACTTCTAACCATCAGCCATTCAACTCCTATCCATCAGCACAATTAATCAAGGATAGCTTGCTGTATTCTTCAGAGTTTGTTACAAAATTACAAAGAACTTCTAAACACCCAAAACCGCAAGTTCCTACTTTGTTTAATGTCTAATGCGAATATAAAACCTTTAGTAACAAATTATACATTTGATTATAATCATCAGCCATTCAACTCCTATCCATCAGCACAATTAATCACGGGATCGCTTGCTGTATTCTTCACAGTTTGTTACAAAAGTACAAAGAACTTCTAGAGACTAAAAACCACATGTTCGGCGGACTTACTGGTTTACAAGATCCTAAAGGCACTGATTGGGGAGAGCGGATGCTCAATACGGTCGCCAGCCAAACGATTCGCCACCTGTTTACCCAAAGCGAGTCAGTAGAAGTCTTTGTGCGCTGCTACCCCTCCAGCAAACTGTTGCAAGGCAGCATTGATAGCTTCAAAATGAGTGGTCGTGGCTTGGTGATTCGGAGAGATTTCGCAGTGGAGGAGATGTCTTTTGAAACCGATGCGGTGGCAATTGACTTCGGCTCGGTTTTAAGTGGCAAACTCAGTCTGAAGCAACCCACTCAAGCGATCGCTCAGGTAATTTTATCAGAAGTAGGCATCAACCAAGCCTTTAGCGCGGAACTGGTGAAAAAGCGTCTGCTTAATCTCTCTGTACCCTCCCTGACAGCATTATCTGGCGGTGAACCAGTTTCTTTTACGGAAGTTCAGGTACAGCTATTACCTGAAAATCGGTTGCAGCTTGTAGCAAAAGCAGATTTAAATAATGGCGAACTCGTGCCTCTGAGCATGATTTTAAGTATAGGCATTGAAAGGCGACGGCGAGTTTCTTTCAAAGATCCGAAAATTCAACTTGACCAAGTGCCAGAAGCACAACGGGAAATTTCGCAAACCTTGAGCGTAGCGCTGGTAGAAATTTTAGATAATATGGTTGACTTGGATCGTTTTGACCTCGATGGAGTGAAAATGCGGCTAAACCGACTAGAAACTGAAGGTCAAAAACTTATTTTCAGTGGATATGCTGAAATTGAGCGTATTCCAAGTAGCAGCTAATATAAAATCAACACGCAAAAAATCAAAGTAAAGTTTTTCTGAGCAGCTTTATGTAAAACTTTAAACAAATTAAATACCGCCTAGATTATTCTAGGCGGTAGTTTAAATCTTAGGTTTTTAAGGGATTTCAAAGTAATTGATTATAGGTTCTAATTCATTTTTACTTATCACCCCCAATTCCCTAACTCTCTATCTTCCCACACCTACATATTGGAATCCAGCCCGGATCATTGCTTCGGGGTCTAGGAAGTTACGACCATCGATAATGACGGGGTGGGCCATCAGTTTTGCCATCTTCACATAGTCGAGAGTGCTGAACTGCTGCCATTCGGTAACTAAGACTAAGGCATCGCAGCCATCAGCTAGTCTTTCGGCATCAGTTTCTACTAGCACACCAGAAAGCCCATGACGCATACCTGTTTGAGAAATAATCGGGTCGTAAGCTTTAACTTTGGCTCCCAGTCGGTTTAGCTGCTCAATTAAAATGAGGGCTGGGGCATCGCGCAAGTCGTCGGTATCTGGCTTGAAGGTCAGTCCGAGTAGTCCGACTGTTTTACCTTTGAGAATTTTCAGAACTTGTTGGAGTTTCTCCAGAGCAATCAAGCGTTGGCGTTCGTTGACACTGACAGCAGCTTTCATTAGCTGGGCTTCATAGCCATAATCATCAGCAGTGTGAATCAGAGCCGAAACATCTTTGGGGAAACAAGAACCACCCCAACCGATACCAGCTTGTAAAAACTTATTACCAATGCGGGAGTCTAGACCAATACCTTTGGCTACTTGGGTGACATCAGCACCGACGCGATCGCAAATATTAGCAACTTCGTTAATAAAACTAATCTTAGTGGCTAAAAAGGCATTAGCGGCGTATTTAATCATCTCCGCCGAACTCAGGTCTGTTGCCAGAATTGGCACTGGGGGTAAAGATTGATCAAGAGCGTACTTGCGTTGCACAATTGGGGCATACAGTTGTTCCATTAAGGCTACTGCTCTTTGGCTATTGCCTCCCAATACAATGCGATCGGGGTTGAAAGTGTCGTGAACTGCCGAACCTTCGCGCAAAAATTCTGGATTGCTTACGACATCAAACTCGGCTAATTTCTCATCACTCGGTACTCCACCTGCGGGTACTAATGTTTTTTGCCGCTCTGCAATCCCATCTAGAACAAGCATCCGCACCCAGTCACCTGAGCCAATGGGGACTGTAGACTTATTCACTATCACCTTATAACCACCGTTGAGATTTTCCCCAATCCCACGGGCTACAGCTTCGACATAACGAGTATCACTTTCACCAGTAGGTAAAGGTGGTGTTCCGACAGCAATAAACAGAATTTCTCCGTGGGAAACTCCAGCAGCAAGATCGCTTGTAAAATGAATCTTCTCTGTTTGAATGGCAGACTGCATAATTTCTGAGAGTCCCGGCTCAAAAATGGGGGACTGCCCAGACTTCATTAACTTAACTTTTTCTTCGT
This window contains:
- a CDS encoding DUF2993 domain-containing protein → MFGGLTGLQDPKGTDWGERMLNTVASQTIRHLFTQSESVEVFVRCYPSSKLLQGSIDSFKMSGRGLVIRRDFAVEEMSFETDAVAIDFGSVLSGKLSLKQPTQAIAQVILSEVGINQAFSAELVKKRLLNLSVPSLTALSGGEPVSFTEVQVQLLPENRLQLVAKADLNNGELVPLSMILSIGIERRRRVSFKDPKIQLDQVPEAQREISQTLSVALVEILDNMVDLDRFDLDGVKMRLNRLETEGQKLIFSGYAEIERIPSSS
- a CDS encoding UDP-glucose/GDP-mannose dehydrogenase family protein, which translates into the protein MRVCVIGTGYVGLVTGACLAHIGHDVICVDNNEEKVKLMKSGQSPIFEPGLSEIMQSAIQTEKIHFTSDLAAGVSHGEILFIAVGTPPLPTGESDTRYVEAVARGIGENLNGGYKVIVNKSTVPIGSGDWVRMLVLDGIAERQKTLVPAGGVPSDEKLAEFDVVSNPEFLREGSAVHDTFNPDRIVLGGNSQRAVALMEQLYAPIVQRKYALDQSLPPVPILATDLSSAEMIKYAANAFLATKISFINEVANICDRVGADVTQVAKGIGLDSRIGNKFLQAGIGWGGSCFPKDVSALIHTADDYGYEAQLMKAAVSVNERQRLIALEKLQQVLKILKGKTVGLLGLTFKPDTDDLRDAPALILIEQLNRLGAKVKAYDPIISQTGMRHGLSGVLVETDAERLADGCDALVLVTEWQQFSTLDYVKMAKLMAHPVIIDGRNFLDPEAMIRAGFQYVGVGR